Proteins from one Bufo gargarizans isolate SCDJY-AF-19 chromosome 8, ASM1485885v1, whole genome shotgun sequence genomic window:
- the LOC122944498 gene encoding perforin-1-like has translation MEPKLRLLFLVLLFFHHQGPSTSTPLLRYGCRPGTVKECKDAKFVPGHTLLGEGIDIVTMKSTGSFLLDLQEVGEKCAVCTNPHNNNELQKLPKALVDWRPETSCSKNVQSSVSQSTVSVANEATSTVQNDWKVGLEVNVHVVTSSVAVGGSHSQTATFADSKSITDNYNFLSHKLECSFYSFRLGSNVSLTPHFIKALEDLPISYDMNTKVEYRRVIDNFGTHYITRVKVGGRTQEVTAVRTCEVSMSGLRIDEVKDCLSVEAEVGISKMGNSATVNSKTEQCKSKLKKANFGGDFHQTFSDRTFQVTGGNATFDILSPATTSDDVFKKWMESLKTQPGLVSYSLDSIHNLVKARGAKKENLRLAISDYIKERALIQKCSCPGRQGKDCSCSCPASKYTGANCCPTSQGAAKVVVNIKTASGLSGDYWTQTDAYVKFTFDGANIRTRTILNNDNPKWNKKYELGIVSLSYGKKYTIQVWDEDNDYDDLLGKCEKVLTSDNNSGDCYLDNGHITYSVEVTCVNHLKGLYCQDYTPLPP, from the exons ATGGAGCCCAAACTGCGTCTTCTGTTCTTGGTTCTTCTTTTCTTTCACCACCAGGGACCTTCTACGAGCACTCCCCTTCTTAGATATGGTTGCAGACCTGGCACAGTGAAAGAATGCAAGGATGCAAAATTTGTTCCAGGCCATACTCTTCTAGGAGAAGGCATTGATATTGTCACCATGAAGTCAACTGGCTCTTTTCTTCTCGATCTGCAAGAGGTTGGAGAGAAATGTGCAGTTTGTACAAACCCTCACAACAATAATGAACTGCAGAAACTGCCCAAGGCGCTGGTGGACTGGAGACCCGAGACTTCATGTTCCAAAAATGTACAAAGCTCAGTCTCTCAGTCTACGGTGTCAGTGGCCAACGAAGCGACTTCTACAGTGCAGAACGACTGGAAAGTTGGTCTCGAAGTGAACGTCCACGTGGTGACCTCGAGTGTAGCTGTGGGGGGTTCTCACAGTCAGACGGCCACATTTGCAGATAGTAAAAGCATCACGGACAATTACAACTTTTTGAGCCACAAGTTAGAATGTTCTTTTTACAG TTTTCGCCTGGGATCCAATGTCTCATTAACGCCTCATTTCATAAAAGCTTTGGAAGATCTTCCAATTTCCTATGATATGAACACCAAGGTTGAATACCGACGTGTGATAGACAATTTTGGCACACACTATATCACACGTGTAAAAGTCGGAGGTCGAACCCAAGAGGTCACTGCAGTGAGAACATGTGAAGTGTCTATGAGTGGTTTGAGAATTGATGAGGTCAAGGATTGCCTTTCTGTTGAAGCTGAGGTTGGGATATCCAAAATGGGCAATTCTGCAACTGTCAATTCCAAAACTGAACAGTGCAAAAGCAAATTGAAAAAAGCGAACTTTGGAGGTGATTTTCATCAAACATTCAGTGACCGTACGTTTCAG GTGACAGGTGGAAATGCAACATTCGATATTCTCTCACCTGCTACGACCTCTGATGATGTCTTTAAGAAGTGGATGGAAAGCTTGAAAACTCAGCCCGGTCTGGTTTCCTATTCCTTAGATTCCATCCATAACTTGGTGAAAGCTAGGGGTGCTAAGAAGGAGAACCTCAGGCTGGCTATAAGTGATTACATTAAAGAAAGGGCTTTAATACAGAAGTGCTCATGTCCCGGCCGCCAAGGGAAAGACTGCTCCTGCTCATGTCCAGCTTCTAAGTACACAGGCGCTAACTGCTGCCCAACAAGTCAAGGAGCCGCCAAGGTTGTTGTAAACATCAAAACTGCTAGTGGTCTGAGCGGTGACTACTGGACACAGACAGACGCCTATGTGAAATTTACATTTGATGGTGCTAATATTAGAACCCGAACCATCCTGAATAACGATAATCCCAAATGGAATAAGAAATATGAGTTGGGAATAGTATCACTGAGCTACGGTAAAAAGTACACAATACAGGTTTGGGATGAGGACAATGATTATGATGACCTGTTGGGGAAATGTGAAAAAGTTCTGACATCAGATAACAATTCTGGCGACTGTTACCTAGACAACGGTCATATTACATATTCTGTAGAGGTAACTTGTGTCAATCACCTAAAAGGGTTGTACTGCCAGGATTATACCCCACTGCCCCCATGA